A part of Coriobacteriia bacterium genomic DNA contains:
- a CDS encoding class I SAM-dependent methyltransferase, protein MSWGKHNEEREYDELVNWEARLAREGPFFQRLFAEHEVHSVADVGAGTARHSILYRSWGLDVWAIDPSADMLELARENVARLGSDVPVVEGGFGDVARIVGRPVDAVTCTGNALPHVRSLEGLREALADIAAALRPGGVLVLHYLNHDRFIAQRIRTMSPVFRETPAGDKFFLRLLGYTPTGDGILFDFVTLVRDASVRETPHTIESWPKTLEDDPSGGWSLRSRRSLHFALPVALITAELERAGFGGVRILGDHEGREADLENDESLIVVAFRG, encoded by the coding sequence ATGAGCTGGGGCAAGCACAACGAGGAACGCGAGTACGACGAGCTCGTGAACTGGGAGGCCCGGCTCGCACGCGAGGGGCCGTTCTTCCAGCGGCTGTTCGCCGAGCATGAGGTGCACTCGGTGGCCGATGTGGGCGCCGGCACCGCGCGCCACTCGATCCTGTATCGCTCGTGGGGACTCGACGTGTGGGCGATCGACCCAAGCGCCGACATGCTCGAGCTCGCGCGCGAGAACGTGGCGCGGCTCGGCAGCGACGTGCCTGTGGTCGAAGGCGGTTTCGGCGACGTGGCCCGCATCGTGGGACGGCCGGTCGATGCCGTCACGTGCACGGGCAACGCGCTTCCGCACGTGCGCTCGCTCGAGGGGCTTCGCGAAGCGCTCGCCGATATTGCGGCTGCGCTGCGCCCCGGCGGCGTGCTCGTGCTGCACTACCTCAATCACGACCGGTTCATCGCACAGCGCATCCGCACGATGTCGCCGGTCTTCCGCGAGACGCCGGCAGGCGACAAGTTCTTCCTGCGCCTGCTCGGCTACACGCCAACGGGCGACGGCATCCTCTTCGACTTCGTCACGCTCGTGCGCGACGCGAGCGTGCGCGAGACACCGCATACGATCGAGAGCTGGCCCAAGACGCTCGAGGACGATCCGAGCGGCGGCTGGAGTCTGCGCTCGCGGCGCTCGCTCCACTTCGCGCTGCCGGTCGCGCTCATCACCGCCGAGTTGGAGCGCGCGGGCTTCGGCGGCGTGCGGATCCTCGGCGACCACGAGGGGCGTGAGGCCGACCTCGAGAACGACGAGAGCCTCATCGTCGTGGCGTTTCGCGGCTAG
- a CDS encoding Maf family protein, with the protein MDTPSLVLASASPRRRRLVSWLGVPVRLAAADTAEDLTPPLDSADLACALAAEKATAVQADGAAETVLAFDTIVVHGGRVLGKPRDRDDARRMLAELSGGTHDVVTGVAILPAGTTTPDTFAVVTPVAMRSLPAETVDAWLGGDEVLGCAGAYNIEHHLASVADDQCFNNVAGMPLCHVYAELASGRAGIVPPGLTVPVIACDAALGRHCLLGPKVCAPGT; encoded by the coding sequence ATGGATACCCCCTCCCTCGTGCTGGCATCCGCGTCTCCGCGCCGCCGACGGCTCGTGAGTTGGCTCGGCGTGCCGGTTCGACTCGCGGCAGCCGACACCGCCGAGGACCTCACCCCCCCGCTCGACTCCGCCGACCTTGCGTGCGCACTGGCCGCGGAGAAGGCGACCGCGGTGCAGGCCGACGGAGCAGCCGAAACGGTGCTCGCCTTCGACACGATCGTGGTGCACGGGGGCCGCGTGCTCGGCAAGCCGCGCGATCGCGACGACGCCCGCCGGATGCTCGCCGAGCTGTCGGGCGGCACGCACGACGTCGTCACCGGTGTGGCGATTCTCCCGGCAGGCACCACGACGCCGGACACGTTCGCGGTCGTGACGCCGGTCGCGATGCGGTCGCTTCCTGCCGAGACGGTCGACGCCTGGCTCGGCGGCGACGAGGTCCTGGGATGTGCCGGCGCCTACAACATCGAGCATCACCTGGCGAGCGTGGCTGACGACCAGTGCTTCAACAACGTCGCAGGCATGCCGCTGTGTCACGTGTACGCCGAGTTGGCGTCCGGCCGGGCCGGCATCGTGCCGCCGGGTCTCACCGTCCCGGTGATCGCGTGCGACGCAGCACTCGGCAGGCACTGCCTGCTCGGGCCGAAGGTGTGCGCGCCCGGGACCTAG